A genomic segment from Spinacia oleracea cultivar Varoflay chromosome 3, BTI_SOV_V1, whole genome shotgun sequence encodes:
- the LOC110801222 gene encoding uncharacterized protein — MERLHKKRDFIGKKEIMLCPRIQIQLEKHKIWARGWNAYWDGGFCYGVREVATQVKYVVDLNQHTCSCNAWQTYMKAYEFLLEPLNGPQEWPTSDSIVVAPKVKKVNGRPETKRRYGVGEVTASGKLKRTGCSMKCSLCGVIGHNKRGCKNAPKQQQHSNNHATAEQTTPQQQHPRTSSAIPMHNRGVGIYTYPNGYQRIATPISQHFPTPQRQRPPAAFYSDHGGEQTIYSFPAHDFPLSQTQPSQGHTISSQALQDLAMARRLEKRP; from the exons ATGGAAAGACTGCATAAGAAAAGAGATTTCATTGGGAAAAAGGAGATAATGTTGTGTCCTAGGATCCAAATTCAGTTAGAGAAACACAAAATTTGGGCTAGGGGTTGGAATGCATACTGGGATGGTGGGTTTTGCTATGGAGTAAGAGAAGTTGCAACACAGGTTAAGTATGTGGTGGATCTGAACCAACATACTTGCAGTTGCAATGCATGGCag ACCTACATGAAGGCATATGAATTTTTGTTAGAGCCTTTAAATGGTCCTCAAGAGTGGCCTACTTCTGATAGCATTGTTGTGGCTCCAAAGGTGAAAAAGGTCAATGGAAGACCTGAAACAAAGAGGAGATATGGTGTTGGAGAGGTAACTGCATCTGGTAAGCTGAAGAGAACAGGTTGTTCTATGAAATGCAGCTTATGTGGTGTGATAGGCCACAACAAAAGGGGTTGCAAGAATGCCcctaagcaacaacaacacagcaacaaTCATGCTACTGCAGAGCAGACCACACCACAGCAACAACACCCAAGAACCAGTTCAGCTATACCAATGCACAATAGGGGTGTGGGTATTTATACCTACCCAAATGGGTATCAAAGAATAGCTACT CCTATATCACAACACTTCCCCACACCACAGAGGCAAAGACCTCCTGCAGCTTTCTATTCTGATCATGGGGGTGAGCAAACCATCTACTCCTTCCCTGCACATGACTTCCCATTGTCACAGACTCAACCAAGTCAAGGACACACAATATCAAGCCAAGCATTGCAGGATCTTGCAATGGCTAGAAGATTAGAAAAAAGACCATGA
- the LOC110801196 gene encoding uncharacterized protein, translating into MADLVKQILTRPIQLADQIIKAADEPASFKQECLELKSKTAKLSDLLRQAARSSSDLYERPTRRIIDDTNQVLEKALTVAQKCRANGLLKRAFTIIPAAAFRKMFGQLENSIGDVSWLLRVSGGAGDDDGGVGGYLGLPPIAANEPILCLIWEQISILSIGSLDDRADAAASLVSLARDNDRYGKLIIEEGGVVPLLKLLKEGKTVEGQENAARALGLLGRDPESVEQMVLSGVCSVFAKILKEGPMKVQAMVAWAVSELALHYSKCQDIFAQHNAVRLLVGHLAFETIQEHSKYVIVNTKSTTGGAASIHNAAVAIAQAANASQGNVKVKVEDEEKPQIAHPMARSGSPSRLLNLVTTAQAQAKAKTSPAAAVVTQFSGNSNVNVNGNGNGNVSNNSHHNHTTSFAGGKIREREMEDPAIKANMKAMAAKALWHLARGNSAICKSICESRALLCFAVLLEKGTPDIQYHSAMAVMEITAVAERDADLRRSAFKPSSPACKAVVDQLLRIIDKADSDLLIPCLGTIGNLARTFRATETRMIGPLVQLLDEREPEVEREAVIALTKFAGSENYLRVDHSKAILTAGGIKHLIQLVYFGEQQIVQIPALELLSYIALHVPDSEDLAQNEVLTVLDWASKQSHMVQDESRETLLLEAKSRLELYQTRGTR; encoded by the coding sequence ATGGCTGATTTGGTTAAGCAGATCTTAACAAGGCCAATTCAATTAGCTGACCAGATTATCAAGGCGGCCGATGAACCTGCTTCGTTCAAGCAGGAGTGTTTGGAGCTCAAGTCAAAGACCGCCAAACTCTCTGACCTGCTTCGTCAGGCCGCTCGCTCCAGTTCGGACCTTTATGAGCGCCCTACTCGTCGAATCATCGACGATACCAATCAGGTCCTTGAAAAGGCTTTGACCGTGGCTCAAAAGTGCCGGGCCAATGGCCTTCTCAAGCGAGCCTTCACTATAATCCCCGCCGCCGCCTTCCGAAAGATGTTCGGTCAGTTGGAGAACTCCATCGGAGACGTCTCCTGGCTGCTCCGTGTTTCCGGTGGAGCAGGAGATGATGACGGTGGCGTCGGGGGTTATCTTGGGCTTCCCCCGATCGCTGCTAACGAGCCTATCCTGTGCCTTATTTGGGAACAGATCTCTATTTTATCAATAGGTTCGTTAGACGATCGGGCAGACGCCGCCGCTTCGTTAGTGTCGCTGGCCAGGGACAACGACCGTTACGGGAAGCTGATCATAGAAGAGGGTGGGGTAGTCCCGCTACTGAAGCTTTTAAAGGAAGGGAAAACAGTAGAGGGTCAAGAGAATGCGGCTCGAGCCCTGGGGCTACTGGGTCGTGACCCTGAGAGTGTGGAGCAAATGGTTCTATCTGGTGTGTGCTCAGTTTTCGCTAAAATCCTCAAGGAAGGACCCATGAAGGTGCAGGCTATGGTAGCGTGGGCTGTGTCAGAGTTGGCCCTTCATTATTCCAAATGCCAGGACATATTTGCTCAGCACAATGCGGTGCGGTTGTTGGTTGGGCATCTTGCTTTTGAGACAATTCAAGAGCACAGCAAATATGTGATTGTCAACACCAAGTCCACTACTGGTGGTGCTGCCTCTATTCACAACGCCGCTGTTGCAATAGCCCAAGCTGCAAATGCCAGCCAAGGTAACGTTAAAGTGAAGGTTGAAGACGAGGAAAAGCCTCAGATCGCACATCCAATGGCCAGGAGTGGTAGTCCTAGTAGGCTGCTTAATTTGGTTACTACGGCTCAAGCCCAGGCCAAGGCCAAGACAAgtcctgctgctgctgttgttacCCAATTTAGTGGCAATAGCAATGTGAATGTGAACgggaatggaaatgggaatGTTAGTAATAACAGTCATCATAATCATACTACTAGTTTTGCTGGGGGGAAGATCAGGGAAAGGGAAATGGAGGATCCGGCGATTAAGGCAAACATGAAGGCAATGGCGGCAAAAGCCCTATGGCACCTTGCCAGGGGGAATTCTGCTATCTGCAAGAGTATCTGTGAGTCGCGGGCATTGCTTTGTTTTGCTGTTCTATTAGAGAAAGGAACACCAGATATTCAATACCACTCTGCAATGGCAGTAATGGAGATCACTGCCGTTGCTGAGAGGGATGCTGATCTTAGAAGATCAGCATTCAAACCTAGTTCCCCAGCCTGCAAGGCTGTGGTTGATCAATTGTTACGGATCATTGATAAGGCTGATTCTGACCTCCTTATTCCCTGTCTTGGGACAATAGGGAATCTAGCTAGAACATTCAGGGCAACGGAGACCAGAATGATCGGACCATTAGTACAGCTGCTAGACGAGAGAGAGCCGGAGGTGGAAAGGGAGGCGGTGATTGCACTTACCAAATTTGCAGGCAGTGAGAATTACCTGCGTGTGGATCACTCCAAGGCGATACTAACAGCAGGCGGAATCAAACATTTGATACAGCTGGTGTATTTCGGAGAACAGCAGATAGTGCAAATACCGGCATTGGAGCTGCTGTCTTACATTGCATTGCACGTGCCTGATAGTGAGGATTTGGCTCAAAACGAGGTGCTTACTGTCTTGGATTGGGCATCAAAACAATCTCACATGGTGCAAGATGAATCTAGAGAAACTTTGTTGTTAGAAGCTAAGAGCAGGCTTGAACTTTACCAAACTAGAGGTACAAGGTGA